The nucleotide window TGCGGTAGTAAGAGAAATGAGAGAGTAATTTAAGAACACCAACTAACAATACATTACGAcctataataaataacaaaaatatttatagatactcCTTAAACAAAAGGTTGTCCTTCCTACGGTACTTGTTAACTTGCTCTAcattaatttgaaaagtttttcaaaatttttaggtaCAACCAGCAAATATCGACGAGATATAGTAACGATAAgcagaaacttgaaattttcaaatggaaTTCAGATTTCTTACGTCATGTCACACTTTGTTTGGAGGGATGCTTCTCGTGGGAAGATGCTTCATATGACTCGGAGTATGAAGACTGTGATGGTTATTTCACACTGGGTTGGGGTACTCATggttataaaatattcttagatgtcctgacaaaaaaatatcctaaTATAAAGGAGTCCCTTCCGGTTGaagataaaatactttttaacaaAGAAGTTTCGATGATATCTACGAACGAAAGTGACGTTTTCATAGTTTGTTCCGATAATTCAACCTACCAAGCTAATCACGTGATATTCACGCCGTCACTAGGAGTATTGAAAGAGAAAGCTTCCACTCTATTTCCACAGGGATTGCCATCGAAAAAGTTGTTAGCTATAGAGAGAATAGGAATGGGGGCAGTTATGAAGGtctttttgaaatatgaaacgAAATGGTGGAGAGACTTACCAGGTTTTGACTTAATTTGGACAGAAAATGACAGAGTATTATCCAAGCAATATTTTCCTGATGGTCCTACAAATACGGTAACAGTTTTCTTATACTTTCTTGAAAATCATGACAATATacaagatttttataatttcatgcGACAAATTTAGCAGGGAACTGCCCGTACGAAAGTACGATGAGTCTTTCCTGAAACAATATTTTCCTTCAGATATATAACCTCCGATTGGTGGTGAGTTAACCTTCCGTCGGACGCGGCTGATCAGATTTCTGTTGAGTATCGCTGAATCACCGATTGTTATGATTTTACATTCTCAGTAACGGATTCTATTTTTCTTaacgaaaaattcgtttttaaaaaatatatttattaaagaaattacAAGTTTATTGTTAGAGATCTGACAGGGAATGAATTATATAAGATGAATTTACAAGAAATAAGATTTATCTACATATGTTGCTAAATAAGAATTTCTGAGAATGTATAATGTTTCTGCTGCGCTTTTAAGTTTTCTTGATAAGCCGCGTATATAACTCCTCCCTCTTTAAGTATCAAAAAGTATGGATCGACTTTTCGATTTTTGGGCCCTCTCCAGGTTTTCTCGACTTTTTTCTTTTGTGggtttttgatttgaatttgaacaagACACAtgctattaaaataatgaatattatcgCTAAAAGGCTTTCGATTGTTGTTGTATTGATAGATCATCGAGattgagtttttttatgttatatttttcgtagtgttttgaaattgatattttgtttgtgTATTGATGTATCATTGGTTATTGATCCATAGTTAgcagttttttgggattttgaCACGTGATGGTTCTTCTATTTCAAGGTATTGATTAGATTGACATTTTTTGACACATAATTGAGTGTAATAaagcaataaagaaaaaacaaaattcaaataattatcccaaaatttgaattttgacaCACAGCGCCTGCCTGTAAGATTTTTTAggtcaatattaatatttttgtgttcaATTGTACGTTGACTTGGAAActacaaattttatgaatttcgaGTTATCGTTGAGGTCTAACCATCTGTATTTTCCGTTAGATTTTGAAACGAGAACAACACCTACTTCATCGTTATTTTCAGTCTTTAAGAAATAACAGACcaaaaaaaagagttttaatCAGTGAACGTGCAAAATATAAGAATCAAATGAATCTCATAACAAATGTTGGAAATCactttttaaaccaaaaatacATGGAAATAGCTTAGGTCTAATTGATTGTTCAGCTCGTTCAAATAATTGAGGTGTGTATGTTTCAGTATACCGGTATGCTGTAACTACAGATTgaaatttaacataaaacttCAGCCCTTCTCGACTAATTCAATGGTTTGGATAATAATCATCTAATTATTATCTACAGGTCTCACAATTGGGCCAGCGTACACGAACTGTATAATTTTGAGAGAAACATATTCAAGTAGTTTATGGAGATCATTTTGAGCCAACTGTTGCAAGCAATTCAATTTAATGACGGAGAAAGAGAAGGTGACATGATGAAGTTGtctttcaaaattcaaatattgttcatGTTTTCGATAGTTTTTAGGTTCTTAGCAATTTCTCTGGCAATTGTTAATTGGTGTTGATTGATTTCATCCAGAATATTCTGTATAGTGTGGATGAAATACAAATACGAAAGAGTGATAAGGATGAAGGAGTACCGTTCCATGAGAAATAGCAGAAAAATACCATTTACCACAAGATTCCACatgaaatattgtattattcATTCTTTAAATTTCTTGGTTAGAGGTGAAAAGTTTGAAATTCAATATCTACTATTGTTATCAATAATACGAATAATAATGTTGATACGTAAAATCTACGTACGCTTTTGTCTTAaatgatgtgtgagagctcacATTGTTGTGTTGGAGAATGAGtcgtcttctgcaattgatttCTTCGATTTTTCTTAACACTTCTGGTAAACATACGTGTTCAGAAGCAACATTTTACTTGAACATAATTGCCGATTATGGCCTGATGATGATCTGCATTGGATGGAAGGAGGACATACATAATATCCAAAAAAGCTGATGTTTGGTGTGAAATAGTGATTGGACCCGTACATACGGGAGGCACATTGAATGGTGATAGACAATATCACAAAGAATTCGTTCAATTCTATcaaattctaaatttaaaatgagAATTCTTGAATGCAAttcatttttatagaatttatcaatttctaatgCTTTTCGTATTATGCTGAAGATTATCAATATATTGTGTTTTAGAATGGAGAATCATGGATTGTTGAAATGTACAATATAGTCGCAGTACCTGATTCCAATGTTTTGTTAGTTTGGTTTACGGGGGAATTGGTTCCACTTATAGAGAAGATGGATGAGAAGATTTTGATCAAAGGTATAGAGTACACTTTGGATAAGTTTTTTGGTCACTTATTCACTATACCTAGATCACAAAAATTTATGCGGTGAGATATGagattattttcttgaaaatcgTCGGTTGTGAAGTCACatctaaattaatttatttttctttcttttttattatgtGAAGTAGTTTTTCAAATTGAGAAACTAGTTCACAATTAACTAATAAGTTGGAAGTTAATAGTTTTGAGACATTATATATTGCAGGTACATTATGTAATTGTCGAATATATACAACTTGATATGAGAGAAATTATGATCAAGTCCTTGTCCAAATATGCTCCCGATgaaaattttgcttttaattCCTTCGAAAAATACTGATTACTTTACTGGGCCGATGAGTACTTTTAACCTAGAGGCTATCTATTGAGGCTGCGAATCTATAAACGAATCTCAGAAATTGATAGATGAGTTAATTTCCagccaaaatttttttatgcaatttttatctagaaaatgtatgtttttgtaccttttttctaatatttgaacgaatattttacgaaaaattgtTCATAACTAAGTTGAAGAAAGTGAGGTTCGAGAGTTTTTTATACCGATGgctgctatttgagttgtttccAGATACTTGAAACTTTTGTCTTAgtcaaaaaaatagaatcaaatctGGCACCTTTTCTTTCGACGATTTTATATGAGTTTCGATGTAGATATTAAatcaacagcagtgtgccgatcaataCTGTGCTTCGCTGGTtatccgaattcaatcgtggtcccATTTTGCTACATGaagaaggtcgtccaaaattggTTATTTTCCCAGAAAACAACGAGACTCTGTGGAAAATATTGCAATATCTTCATATGATATACATGAGATGGAGGCAAACTTGGGCATTAGTTTTACTTACTTTACAGATTTAATATTACATGAACATATGGCagggaaaaatatttgaaaatcactCAAAAGAAGATGTTGATCAGTGCGAAGAAATTCAGTCGCGGTGCTTCAATAGACTTCTTTGAGATCATGACAGGTTAAAAACAAGCGTTCATGCAGATGAACTTAAAAGTAGACAACAATGACAGTCATTCATCTCAattcttgaagaatttttttattgatgaattgattagaatttaatataattcctgcaaataataaaaataatattatgaagccattttatatttttctacgaTGAATACATGAAGACAGTTAAAAACAAACTAGTATTCAAACCACCCCACCCTCACGCTTTTCATCTCAAAAAAGTATAGGACATGACAAAAATGGTGTATTGAGGGCCCGATTAGCTTAAGAATTGAgaaagttatagaaataattgGAGTAGAATGAACTTTTCACGATTTCTATTAAATCCAAAAACTATGATAACATACACTCCAAAAAATCCTCAATAGgaagtttgaaataattttaacttgttttcgaaattttcacaACATTAATGAACGAGAGCTGGTGTTGTAGACAATAATGATAGACACTTAAAAACATATATTGATTTCACTGTTTGTAACAATTTCaacgtataaaaaaatttcttcatacATTGATGTTGTATCTTGAGGGATGAAATGCATTCGAAAACcataaatatacttataaacCTATTCTCATCTTCATTGTACACTTCAAAACGATTtgcataaatgaaaaaattttttgtgtgattatcacattttttatgCAATGAGGGAACGCaactcaataaaattgaaaactagGATGAAATACACTAAAAAACACGTTCTAGTTTGAAACTATTTCAAGTCATTAAATTGTTAgttcaatttcaacaatttttatgatGAAGGGTGGGTTTTGCGAGATAAAATTCCATAATTCCATTCATAGATTACcatataacttttaaaaaaataatatccatCGAAAATACTCTGTTCATTTATTTAAGGCTATTAAAAATAAGCTTTTGTACAATTGCAATTAAAAGTGTCAATTTTAATTACAGTttacagtataaaaaatatggtcGACACAGTTGTGTGATTATTTGAATATCAAAAGGaagtttattttcattcctaATTCGCATTTGGGCACTTATACAAAAAAGTTGtacgatattttattttattcatggAATTGTTCTCTCAGCTCATTTCACaaactttttcatttacaaaatagaacaaAACAAAGGTTAGTCTATCATCGAAGGGTTTATTcatcgaagaaaaatataattttcatttaaaaataggaaggtatataaaacttgtgctatttattatttattcaattcatttaaacgATATTTAGCTCTTCAAGTATTTCTTCGCACAATGTGCAAATATGAATTTTGCTTAAGAGGGTGAGAGCTTAATTGCAAAACTTTTCACAAATAGATGGTAAAATACCCCATTTTTACCAATGATGATTGGGTTATTAAGTTGAAAGTTTATTGACGTTACA belongs to Diorhabda carinulata isolate Delta chromosome X, icDioCari1.1, whole genome shotgun sequence and includes:
- the LOC130902772 gene encoding uncharacterized protein LOC130902772 isoform X1 translates to MNNLIISLRNMMLMFTVYLLFLSASIPSSYCKKENKVIIIGAGSSGIAALSKLLENDINDVLVLEAESRIGGRINTVNLDGTIIELGAEWCHGEKNNTVYEILKERNLLDLLHRDEVPTQMYLSSRQNISEELSNELFQLAVDAYNVEYNGSTNESMASIVGKWYNQQISTRYSNDKQKLEIFKWNSDFLRHVTLCLEGCFSWEDASYDSEYEDCDGYFTLGWGTHGYKIFLDVLTKKYPNIKESLPVEDKILFNKEVSMISTNESDVFIVCSDNSTYQANHVIFTPSLGVLKEKASTLFPQGLPSKKLLAIERIGMGAVMKVFLKYETKWWRDLPGFDLIWTENDRVLSKQYFPDGPTNTNGESWIVEMYNIVAVPDSNVLLVWFTGELVPLIEKMDEKILIKGIEYTLDKFFGHLFTIPRSQKFMRSNWYSSPHFRGTYSFSSVNSSVADILSLQAPIINAKREPIVLFAGEATNPIHHATVHGAVESGFREADRLIEFLKK
- the LOC130902772 gene encoding spermine oxidase-like isoform X2, with the translated sequence MMLMFTVYLLFLSASIPSSYCKKENKVIIIGAGSSGIAALSKLLENDINDVLVLEAESRIGGRINTVNLDGTIIELGAEWCHGEKNNTVYEILKERNLLDLLHRDEVPTQMYLSSRQNISEELSNELFQLAVDAYNVEYNGSTNESMASIVGKWYNQQISTRYSNDKQKLEIFKWNSDFLRHVTLCLEGCFSWEDASYDSEYEDCDGYFTLGWGTHGYKIFLDVLTKKYPNIKESLPVEDKILFNKEVSMISTNESDVFIVCSDNSTYQANHVIFTPSLGVLKEKASTLFPQGLPSKKLLAIERIGMGAVMKVFLKYETKWWRDLPGFDLIWTENDRVLSKQYFPDGPTNTNGESWIVEMYNIVAVPDSNVLLVWFTGELVPLIEKMDEKILIKGPIGIPVHISEEHTHLAQ